The Corythoichthys intestinalis isolate RoL2023-P3 chromosome 19, ASM3026506v1, whole genome shotgun sequence nucleotide sequence ctaatgtacggcgttgtgcatcaataatcgatttataatcgaatcgtagcctctgaatcgtaatcgaatcgtgaggtgccccaggattcccacctctagtaggaaccctgccacacaaaaaaactacaaatgtgctgactgctatgAGGCAtaagtcacttccccctttccccattcattataaagacggaagtcgatgcgaacgcttttgcgtaaattctgcaaagatggtatagcaacaaaagagacaaaaagttttgtccgtggaggaaaaaaaagaaaacgctgCCAGGATAAAAGGATACTCAAGAAAGAATAAACTTTGACCCGGCTTTCACTTGCTCGTGTGACACCACGCACCCTTAACCGAACTCATCAGTACTGACAagtttagccacactaagccacacagttgctaaccgtcatatgctagtgtttagccacaacttgaTTCAATCATTGCCTTATTACTATTTATCCTTCACATAGCcgttggaaacagaaatgtcgtgtAATccgtctgcaggcgaccgggagatcatgatttcACGACACTGCGAGTgttcgctggtcctcatgggaaacgcagtcttctctAAGGCAAGTCACTACCGCTATTGTCCacctgcgtcgctaaaatcgaccaaaactgaagagTTACCTAATGTTGCTTAAAATATATATCAGATCTACTCAAATATGTCAATACAGTACCTATCTTATGCCTGCCATTGATGACAATTGATTTGAACCGGGAGAAGTAGCACTGTTCATGTTTcaatgacggcgctagacgtccaaaaaTGTGCACCTaaattttgtgctggtgcaccttaagaaaaacgCTAGGCAAACCAGTGCAACTAATGCAAAAAGGTAAGTGCGGATCTTTGGCAATATACAAGTAGTCCCTGGGTAACAAACGGGTTCAGTTcttatgctggcgacgtaacccgaatttccgtttAAGTCGGAATGAATCTTTTAAGTCCtcctaaatatcccataaatcttaaaataactatccaaaaacatgtattatttgtcatattaataaaataaagtaaaaaataagattctgTGAGGTACATTGTGTTAAATGCTGTTATATTCAATGACTATccggtctttactcacgagtgaGTTGCattgctgagagaaaagggtGCTGTAGAAAGAGTAGGGAGGAGAAAGGGGGGATATTATGGCTGCTCAGGTCGCCAGCATCAGCTCTATCAAAGAGAGTTAGCCGTCTGAACTCAAACGGATCAAGACTTGCAAGAGGAGTGGGTGCAGGCGCTGGgggagcagcagcagcagcagcagcagcatgagaacaaggaagCGGCTGATCTCCCGGCCGAAACAGGCCTGTATGCAGTCTGTTTGTAGTTTTTTCATCAGGGGCACAGGTGCTcacaaatttaaaatatttaggagcacagattttttttttttttgatagctAATAGTGCACTTTTATTATAAACACCTAatgaacatactgtacatgtactATATTGGACAAAAACATTGTTGTCCCATTTCTTATAGTCAAGTCGCCAAGCACGCTTGGCTGAATTCATCTAGCAGTCTAGACAGTAGTTGGGTCAAACTCCTCTCGACTTGGCCCCTCATTAGGTTCTctgtcatatactgtataatgctaGGCTGCTTCTTTTAGAGCTCCTAATACCAGCTGATATACTGTAGGCAGCACCATCAGGTCTACTGCTAATATTCACCAGTCTTAGccacaatttttcaaaattatagatttacagtaccacggaAAATGAGAACCGGATAAAAGCTGCAggacttttaactcatttttcCAAATATTAGTTCAGTAAAAAATGCAGGGTTTTGAGTATGGCAagagtcagagaggtccactactagaTTCACTAACCTTGGCCAGTACTTATTTATGGATATtcagtgccacaaaaatgagaactgtaacttaCCACCTACTAAACCAGTGTTTTTTAACTGGTTTGTTTCAGTCGTGTGcaaatgagcgaggtattgctcatgtcgcgttcaagaactgctcggatttctagccaccttgctgtcaatGTGGACACCAGcatgtctactgtacatcattggaTTAGAATTAAGTGTCAATATACACGAAAGTGGGCTTTCCATATGGGACGACCGTCAATTCTCCCCGTATttcattccaacacattgtcaggGACAGCAAGTTGGCCAATGGCTAGAAATCATAGTTCTTGAaggcgacacgagcagctatccaacagcgccatggtgccacaTAAGCTTAAAAGTCATCTCCAAACAAAACACCCCtaacttcaaaacaagtcgactattttgtttgccttcGTGAAGACAGAGAAACGAGCAACTTTGAGAAAAACTAAAGGTAAACGAGAAagccaaagccagttaccttgttgctaaattcaaAAAGTCCCAGACTGTGACACAGAACAGTACCTGCCTGCAAACTGTCAGCGAGATGTTCTGCCCTGATGCGTTTAGACATTGCCAAAGTCCCCGTCTGATAATCAGAGCTTTAACcctgagattaaaaaaaaaaaaaaaaaaagctgttgaGCATCGTGTGCTTCAATTCCAGCCAGAATatcgactttgtgttcatctaaaacaGGCTCAAGTCAGTTAAAATATTGAGACATTGGATAATGTAGTGTACAGAaatttgggaacatttttggtttgccaCAACTTTTCCTatttaaaaacgtgccgtgaccaaGGTTGAAAAACAAGCTCAGAGGAATCACATATTGTACTGGCATCACAGCGCATGTAATGGATGGAGCGGTTTTAAGATCGAGTGTGACAAAGTACTGACAATGGTGGCATTCTAGAGTTCTGAGTGTTTCCAACACTTAATGTAATGCTTGGATTACAAGGGAGCGCCAATTTTAAGGTCCTCTCATTTCACCAAAAAACACCCGCTGGCTTTACCGCAGTTTGAGTCTGTTCTTTGTCATGTACATTTACACTTGACAAATAATCAAATGATCTACAGAAGacctgctggggtccacattgtcacaGACAAGGTGGCTGATAGCTAGAAGTCACttggctcatctgcacacgacaacTTTCTACCAACTGCAACTCCACCCAACGACATTTTACAATTTCGCATGAAACACCGGTTGAAGACCACGGAGTTAATTAGATTACAAACAGCAATACTTCACATCCTTTTTATTAGCCATGCTGTCACTTGAGTGGGAAAGGACAAATGTGGTGGACCGACAACTctggctttttcagtctttccTTGCAAACGCAAGCTTCCGGACTCTGGTGGAACAAGGGACCGCATACAGGTTCCTCCTCACCTTCTAGCAGCGGCTCCAAATTCTATGGAAACAGTCACATGTCAAGCTAACAGTACGTGTTGAACCTTTGACATTGACTTACCCTTGGTGGATAGATCTCACATtccagttctcccacttgattgTGTGTGTTGAAGTAGGCAGTTTGGCAAAAGACATGATGCTGAAAAAGGTCAGACAACTCATTGAACCAACAGCGTTATGAATCTTATCAGTGAACTAAAATTCAGAAGAGTGTCCACCTCCCCAATACGGATTTTTAAAAGTGTCCGAGGGAGGGAGAAACTCACAGCTCTGTTTGGGCAGCGAGGTGTGCAGGTCCTAGGGTTCTTTGGCTCCCTGGGGCACATGGTCTCTACGAGTGCGAACTTAAGCCAGGTAATGTTGCCAATGGACGCCACGTTCTGAGAAGGACAATGAAGTGTTTACAAACAGACATTTGGCACCTTGAGAACAAGTCATACCCAGCTGGTCAGCCGAGCCACTTCCAACAGGGTGAAGTAACTTTGTTCTCTGCTCTCCTGGTTGAAGCGGTGCACCGCCTGCTCCACCGCTCTCACTCCAATCGGGTCATTCAGAGGTAACAATTTGGGACAGGATGGACAAATCAGCTGCATCTCATCATTGGTGCGCTCTGCAAACAGGACAACTGTTGACTAGTTGCTTCAAGCAAAGATGTGCTAGCTGGGGTAGCATATGACCTGGTCTTGTGGTGCAATCATATTTGGTGATTTTGGCAACGTCCCACATGACCCAAAACTCCACACTGCAGGCGGCCGTCGCACCCTAAAAGCACAACCAAAAGCTCACTAAACTGAGGCAGCAAAGTGTAAAGAAGTGTAAAACGCTTACCCGCTGATCCCTTCGCCACAGTGGACATTCCTCAAGCGGTTTGGGGTT carries:
- the LOC130907551 gene encoding antihemorrhagic factor BJ46a-like, with the protein product MMLMVAARLFAVLLALSGLLAEQLSPDVTCDEDSVKAAASLAVQHINKHHKHGFKFKLQDVQSSKYQQFSGGCHIDVNMKLVQTKCHFTNPKPLEECPLWRRDQRGATAACSVEFWVMWDVAKITKYDCTTRPERTNDEMQLICPSCPKLLPLNDPIGVRAVEQAVHRFNQESREQSYFTLLEVARLTSWNVASIGNITWLKFALVETMCPREPKNPRTCTPRCPNRAHHVFCQTAYFNTHNQVGELECEIYPPRNLEPLLEGEEEPVCGPLFHQSPEACVCKERLKKPELSVHHICPFPLK